In Turicibacter sanguinis, a genomic segment contains:
- a CDS encoding IS3 family transposase (programmed frameshift), whose protein sequence is MTQTKTRRPRRTYTDEFKNQLVQLYLNGKRKCDIVREYDISSSLLDKWIKQSTSTGSFKEKDNRSEEEQELIQLRKKVKQLEMENDIFKASRADLRTKINVIKNNTHKYSVSAMCKVLNVPRSTYYYESKPKKDETQLVTDIIEIFRRSRNNYGTRKIKQELKKMGQQVSRRRISRIMKQEGLVSNYTVAQFKPHTAKCNEDNTENIVDRNFDEQPHLNVLVSDLTYIRVKNRWHYLCVLVDLFNREIIGYSSGPNKDAELVKKAFSTVQTNLSQIKIFHKDRGNEFKNKIIDEILEVFEIKRSLSMKGCPYDNAVAEATYKVIKTEFVNHQIFETQEQLGYEFADYVNWYNNHRIHSSLGYLSPVEYRQNTLKKVV, encoded by the exons ATGACCCAAACTAAAACTCGTAGACCACGCCGTACGTATACAGATGAATTTAAAAACCAATTAGTCCAGCTTTATTTAAATGGGAAACGTAAATGTGATATTGTTCGTGAATACGATATCTCATCGTCTTTACTCGATAAATGGATTAAACAGTCAACTTCTACAGGTTCTTTTAAGGAGAAAGATAACCGCTCAGAAGAAGAACAGGAGTTAATCCAACTTCGTAAAAAAGTTAAGCAATTGGAAATGGAAAATGATATTT TTAAAGCAAGCCGCGCTGATCTTAGGACGAAGATAAATGTGATTAAAAACAATACACACAAATATTCAGTTTCAGCGATGTGCAAAGTCCTTAATGTGCCTCGTAGCACTTATTATTATGAGTCTAAACCGAAGAAAGATGAAACTCAACTGGTTACTGATATCATTGAGATTTTTCGTCGAAGCCGAAATAATTACGGGACTCGAAAAATTAAGCAAGAGTTAAAAAAGATGGGACAACAAGTTTCACGTCGTCGTATTAGTCGTATCATGAAACAAGAAGGCCTTGTATCGAATTATACCGTTGCTCAATTTAAGCCGCATACAGCTAAATGTAACGAAGATAACACTGAAAATATCGTGGATCGTAACTTTGATGAACAACCACATTTAAACGTTCTTGTCAGTGATTTAACGTACATTCGTGTAAAAAATCGCTGGCACTATCTTTGTGTGCTTGTAGACCTGTTTAATCGTGAAATTATCGGTTATAGCTCTGGGCCTAATAAGGATGCAGAATTAGTTAAGAAGGCGTTCAGTACAGTCCAAACTAACCTAAGTCAAATCAAGATTTTCCACAAGGATCGAGGTAACGAATTTAAGAATAAAATCATTGATGAGATTTTAGAGGTATTTGAAATTAAACGCTCTTTAAGTATGAAGGGATGTCCCTATGACAACGCTGTTGCAGAAGCGACCTATAAAGTAATCAAAACAGAATTTGTAAACCATCAGATATTTGAAACCCAAGAACAACTAGGTTATGAATTTGCCGACTACGTTAACTGGTATAACAATCATAGGATCCACTCTTCACTGGGATATTTATCCCCAGTTGAATATCGTCAAAATACTCTTAAAAAAGTTGTTTAG
- a CDS encoding EAL domain-containing protein — protein MRRRSKFRQLIGILMVLLFIIAPNDCIRASDKIKVAFYEYYPYYYLNEQLQPSGYYHDLMNLIANDLNLDYEYVDVPINQALDKLKNKEIDLLFGISSTPKRQEEYLFSKYYININRVGLFTNHNIRYGDLEALNGMTIGFIENEQNYQRLLNMLEGKNINVNLKIVDSYESTLNLFRHHQVDAILYSAEYTDLDKKYRNIFEFSTGSFYIVTNKENKELMTKIDSYFEQYDSLPNNPIHKLYDSYFNLYKQKSDLFILIITILILIILTFGLKLMLDQMKIKKNRQKILNDLEQNKFLLYYQPIINPNTNRIVGCETLLRYQSGVKIQTPYFFLKQIEESNMMYEVTMWVLRKAIEDYDTITSSNDNLENNFYLSINVSFKELQDARFLTDLEELIKVTNANPQQFCLEIVERFQLSDVEKIQDIILKLKKIGFKIAIDDFGAQYSNFDVLEMIDYDMIKLDKYFIDDIESSFRKREIMKCMSNITKENKIIMVIEGVESYAQVEMIRTFDNDTMYIQGYYYSKPVPLDKVITLKIKSEILNNKSKNSVIKG, from the coding sequence ATGAGGAGAAGGTCAAAATTCAGACAATTAATTGGCATTTTGATGGTATTACTTTTTATCATAGCCCCTAATGATTGCATCAGAGCATCCGATAAAATAAAAGTCGCTTTTTATGAATATTATCCGTATTATTATCTGAATGAACAATTACAACCTTCGGGTTATTATCATGATTTAATGAATTTGATTGCAAATGATTTGAATCTTGATTATGAATATGTTGATGTCCCTATTAATCAGGCTTTAGATAAGTTAAAAAATAAGGAAATAGATCTTTTATTTGGAATTTCCTCTACTCCCAAAAGACAAGAAGAATATCTGTTTAGTAAGTATTATATTAACATTAATAGAGTTGGATTGTTTACTAACCACAATATTAGATATGGAGATTTAGAGGCATTAAACGGAATGACGATTGGGTTTATTGAAAATGAACAAAATTATCAACGATTGTTAAATATGCTAGAGGGAAAAAATATTAATGTCAATCTGAAAATTGTCGATTCATATGAAAGTACTTTAAATTTATTCCGTCATCATCAAGTAGATGCTATTCTTTATTCAGCTGAATATACAGATTTAGATAAGAAGTATCGTAATATCTTTGAATTTTCTACAGGCTCTTTTTACATTGTTACAAATAAGGAAAATAAAGAGTTGATGACGAAAATTGATTCTTATTTCGAACAATATGATTCCCTTCCAAATAATCCGATTCATAAGCTTTACGATAGTTATTTTAATTTATATAAGCAAAAAAGTGATTTATTTATTTTGATTATTACTATATTAATTTTAATTATACTGACATTTGGATTAAAACTAATGTTGGATCAAATGAAAATAAAGAAGAATCGTCAAAAGATTTTAAATGATTTAGAACAAAATAAATTTTTATTATACTATCAACCTATTATAAATCCCAATACGAATAGAATTGTAGGTTGTGAAACGTTGTTGAGATATCAAAGTGGAGTTAAAATTCAAACGCCATACTTCTTCTTAAAACAGATTGAAGAATCTAATATGATGTATGAAGTGACGATGTGGGTTTTAAGAAAAGCGATTGAAGATTACGATACGATAACGTCATCAAATGACAATTTGGAGAACAATTTTTATCTCTCTATTAATGTCTCATTTAAGGAATTACAGGATGCTAGATTTTTAACTGATTTGGAAGAATTAATTAAAGTGACAAATGCTAATCCACAACAATTTTGTTTAGAGATAGTGGAAAGATTCCAATTAAGCGACGTTGAAAAAATTCAGGATATTATTTTAAAACTTAAAAAAATAGGATTTAAAATTGCCATTGATGATTTTGGTGCTCAATATTCCAACTTCGATGTATTAGAAATGATTGATTATGATATGATTAAATTAGATAAATATTTCATTGATGATATTGAATCATCGTTTAGAAAAAGAGAAATTATGAAATGTATGTCAAATATAACTAAAGAAAATAAGATCATCATGGTCATAGAGGGAGTAGAAAGTTACGCTCAAGTAGAGATGATTAGAACTTTTGATAACGATACGATGTATATTCAAGGTTATTATTATTCAAAACCAGTACCATTGGATAAAGTGATTACTTTAAAAATAAAATCAGAAATATTGAATAATAAAAGTAAAAATTCAGTGATAAAAGGTTGA